A genomic stretch from Bacillus sp. E(2018) includes:
- a CDS encoding TIGR00266 family protein: protein MNNHEIDYKIYGDDMQFVEVELDPKETVIAEAGALMMMEDGIEMETIFGDGSGASGGSGLMGKLFNAGKRVLTGESLFMTTFTNEERGKKHVSFASPYPGKIIPMDLSELGGKVICQKDAFLAAAKGVTVGIEFQRKIGAGFFGGEGFIMQKLEGDGMAFVHAGGTIHKRELAPGEVLRVDTGCLVAMTSGVDYNIEMVKGVKTALFGGEGLFFATLRGPGTVWIQSLPFSRLASRVFAAAPHRGGSSDEGSIAKGVFGMLNGD from the coding sequence ATGAACAACCACGAGATCGATTATAAAATTTACGGCGATGACATGCAGTTCGTTGAAGTAGAGTTAGATCCAAAAGAAACGGTGATCGCTGAAGCTGGTGCTTTAATGATGATGGAAGACGGCATCGAGATGGAGACTATCTTCGGGGACGGTTCAGGTGCATCAGGCGGAAGTGGTTTAATGGGTAAACTCTTTAATGCAGGTAAACGCGTTCTGACAGGTGAAAGTCTGTTCATGACAACATTTACGAATGAAGAGCGTGGTAAGAAACATGTTTCATTCGCCTCTCCTTATCCTGGGAAAATCATTCCGATGGACTTAAGTGAGCTCGGCGGTAAAGTGATCTGCCAAAAAGATGCGTTTTTAGCCGCTGCAAAAGGTGTAACAGTCGGAATAGAATTTCAACGTAAAATTGGCGCAGGTTTCTTCGGTGGTGAAGGCTTTATCATGCAGAAGCTTGAAGGCGATGGGATGGCATTCGTTCATGCTGGCGGAACCATTCATAAAAGAGAATTGGCACCTGGAGAAGTACTGCGTGTAGATACAGGTTGCTTGGTCGCGATGACAAGCGGTGTCGATTATAATATCGAGATGGTAAAAGGTGTGAAAACAGCACTTTTTGGTGGTGAGGGCTTGTTCTTTGCCACATTAAGAGGACCGGGAACGGTTTGGATTCAATCACTTCCGTTCAGCCGCTTAGCAAGTCGTGTATTTGCTGCTGCTCCGCATAGAGGCGGATCGAGCGATGAAGGAAGCATAGCTAAAGGCGTATTCGGCATGTTAAATGGAGATTGA
- a CDS encoding class F sortase codes for MSKHLLLFTTIFLLSSCSAGNNYESDDIQEYSQRKIQVSPQEEPDTKSGQQTDSMVNMNNDDKKNDMPNKTESIGIVPTKLEIPTLKVNASVDGQGLNKDGQMEVPNNGEDVGWYELGAKPGANGNAVIAGHVDDYRGPAVFFYLKNLKAGDLIHVYGKENEKVSFQVEKVVAYKKDEAPLRVIFGPSQQPRLNLITCTGVYNRKNNEHEKRLVVYAKRIKL; via the coding sequence ATGAGTAAACATCTATTATTATTTACAACTATTTTCCTGCTGAGCAGCTGCTCAGCAGGAAATAACTATGAAAGTGACGATATACAAGAATATAGTCAGAGGAAGATTCAAGTTTCACCTCAAGAAGAACCAGATACAAAATCAGGTCAACAAACTGATTCTATGGTGAACATGAATAACGATGATAAAAAAAACGATATGCCAAATAAGACCGAATCCATTGGTATTGTCCCAACAAAACTTGAGATTCCAACTTTAAAAGTGAACGCTTCTGTAGATGGACAGGGGCTAAACAAAGACGGACAGATGGAAGTGCCAAATAACGGAGAAGATGTTGGCTGGTATGAGTTGGGTGCTAAGCCGGGAGCAAATGGGAATGCTGTTATCGCTGGTCACGTTGATGATTATAGGGGACCTGCTGTCTTTTTTTATTTAAAGAACTTGAAAGCAGGCGACCTCATTCACGTTTATGGAAAAGAAAATGAAAAAGTTTCTTTTCAAGTGGAAAAGGTCGTTGCCTATAAAAAAGACGAAGCACCTCTGCGTGTGATATTTGGACCTAGTCAGCAGCCTAGGTTGAACCTTATTACTTGTACAGGTGTATATAATAGGAAAAACAATGAACATGAGAAACGGTTGGTCGTTTATGCGAAACGAATCAAACTATAA
- a CDS encoding DUF4397 domain-containing protein, with product MKKFFGSALAAVMMFAMMATGVFAESNDAMVRIVHASPDAPAVDVYVDGKPVVEGAEFKAATDYMPLPAGEHKVEIFAAGTKDNAVISQNLTVEAGKAYTVAAANMLEMIELVVAEDSMQATEGKAKVRIGHLSPDAPTVDVGLIGGDALFSGATFKAFTDYKELDPNTYDLEIRTPDGKQVLDLSGTKLEANMVYSVYAINTADKIEVLLLQDSMVMPSEMPKTGMGGASEESSANYTAGIIAVAGLSALTYILYRKRIAQ from the coding sequence ATGAAAAAGTTTTTTGGGTCTGCACTTGCCGCGGTTATGATGTTTGCTATGATGGCAACGGGGGTTTTTGCTGAGTCTAATGATGCGATGGTTCGTATTGTACATGCTTCGCCTGATGCACCAGCAGTAGATGTTTATGTCGATGGAAAACCAGTAGTCGAGGGTGCGGAGTTTAAGGCAGCAACAGATTACATGCCATTGCCAGCTGGCGAACATAAAGTGGAAATCTTTGCAGCGGGTACTAAAGATAATGCTGTAATCTCACAAAATTTGACCGTTGAAGCAGGTAAAGCTTATACAGTAGCTGCAGCAAACATGCTAGAAATGATTGAGTTAGTGGTCGCAGAAGATTCTATGCAGGCAACTGAAGGAAAAGCGAAAGTTCGTATCGGTCATCTTTCTCCTGATGCACCGACTGTGGATGTAGGATTGATCGGTGGAGACGCTCTGTTTAGCGGTGCTACATTTAAAGCGTTCACAGATTATAAAGAACTCGATCCAAATACGTATGATTTAGAGATTCGTACTCCTGACGGTAAGCAAGTGTTGGACCTTTCTGGAACAAAGCTCGAAGCAAATATGGTGTACAGCGTATATGCAATCAATACAGCCGATAAAATCGAAGTACTTTTATTGCAAGACTCAATGGTTATGCCATCTGAAATGCCTAAAACAGGTATGGGTGGAGCATCTGAAGAGTCATCAGCAAACTATACAGCTGGAATCATCGCAGTAGCTGGATTAAGTGCACTAACGTATATCCTATACCGCAAACGTATAGCTCAATAA
- a CDS encoding S66 peptidase family protein, whose product MIKYPLIKEKAMIGVTAPSSGVQSALHDMFKQACLRMEKRGYGVTCGETVWTQNKAKSAPAKTRAAEFNEMVRDPKIDVIIPPWGGELLIEMLEHVDFTNLPNKWILGYSDTSTLLLAITLKTGIATAHGTNFVDLRGEHSDETTAMWEKVLSTSEGDTVLQKSSGKFQKEWKHDAPTPYVFHLTDDTEWKMISGKSEKVSGRLLGGCIDTIRHLIGTPYGDVAQFQQQKINGEPILWYLENCEMNTTDLRRSLVQMKLAGWFENCSGILFGRSPANEPVNDYTVEDVYRETAEELNIPIIYDVDCGHVPPQITFVNGAYAEVEVDKGKGTVLQYFR is encoded by the coding sequence ATGATTAAATATCCATTAATAAAAGAAAAAGCAATGATTGGAGTAACTGCTCCTTCATCAGGTGTTCAATCAGCTCTTCATGACATGTTTAAGCAAGCCTGTCTTCGAATGGAGAAGAGAGGATATGGAGTAACGTGTGGTGAAACGGTTTGGACGCAAAATAAAGCGAAGTCTGCACCAGCAAAAACGCGAGCTGCTGAATTTAATGAGATGGTAAGAGACCCAAAGATCGATGTAATCATCCCTCCTTGGGGTGGTGAGCTGTTAATCGAAATGTTAGAACATGTTGATTTCACGAATTTACCGAACAAGTGGATTTTAGGTTATTCAGACACAAGTACTCTCCTTCTTGCTATTACTTTGAAAACAGGAATCGCGACAGCTCATGGGACAAATTTCGTCGATTTAAGAGGAGAGCACTCTGATGAAACAACAGCTATGTGGGAAAAAGTTCTCTCAACAAGTGAAGGAGATACCGTTCTTCAGAAGTCTTCTGGAAAATTTCAAAAAGAATGGAAACACGACGCACCAACACCTTATGTGTTTCATCTCACTGACGATACAGAGTGGAAAATGATTTCTGGTAAATCTGAAAAGGTTTCTGGACGTCTGCTAGGCGGTTGTATTGATACGATTCGTCATCTGATAGGAACACCTTATGGGGACGTCGCACAATTTCAACAACAGAAGATTAATGGCGAACCGATTTTATGGTACTTAGAAAACTGTGAAATGAACACTACTGATCTAAGAAGATCTCTCGTTCAAATGAAGTTAGCGGGCTGGTTTGAAAATTGTTCTGGTATTCTTTTTGGCCGAAGTCCTGCAAACGAGCCAGTTAATGATTACACAGTGGAAGACGTGTATAGAGAAACGGCTGAGGAATTGAATATTCCAATTATCTACGATGTGGATTGTGGACATGTACCACCTCAGATTACATTTGTTAACGGGGCTTATGCAGAAGTTGAAGTCGATAAAGGCAAAGGGACGGTTTTACAGTATTTTCGTTAA
- a CDS encoding NADP-dependent oxidoreductase, with the protein MRAMIIERYGKDVALQETEMDKPELGEQDLLVRIHAASINPIDFKIRDGKVKMLLSYKMPLILGNDFSGTVEQVGSKVTKFQPGDKVFGRPRKSRIGTFAEYISVHEEDVAIAPSNISLVESASLPLVGLTTWQAFHEVIQLKAGQKILIHAGAGGVGTFAIQLAKEMGAYVATTASEKGYDLVKSLGADEVINYKEQDFEKVLKGYDAVFDTLGGISLEKSFEVLKPGGKIVSVSAVPNKAFAEENRLGFLKKVIFSIVSSKLTKLEKKHNVHYHFLFMKPSGEQLSRIADLVEKEDILPVIDKVFSFEEAQKAIEYVETGRAKGKVVIKVEPPLIAKD; encoded by the coding sequence ATGAGAGCAATGATAATTGAACGCTATGGAAAGGACGTAGCACTCCAAGAAACAGAAATGGATAAACCCGAATTAGGAGAGCAGGATCTTTTAGTCCGAATACATGCTGCAAGTATTAATCCAATTGATTTTAAAATAAGAGACGGTAAAGTGAAAATGCTGTTATCCTACAAAATGCCATTAATTCTTGGAAATGATTTTTCAGGAACCGTAGAACAGGTTGGGAGTAAAGTGACTAAATTTCAACCAGGAGACAAAGTGTTTGGCAGACCAAGAAAGAGCCGGATCGGAACTTTCGCCGAATATATCTCAGTTCATGAAGAAGATGTGGCCATCGCACCAAGTAACATTTCATTAGTGGAGAGTGCTTCACTTCCTTTAGTTGGACTAACAACCTGGCAAGCTTTTCATGAGGTTATTCAATTGAAAGCAGGACAAAAGATTTTAATCCATGCCGGTGCGGGTGGGGTAGGAACATTTGCTATCCAACTTGCAAAAGAAATGGGTGCTTATGTAGCAACTACAGCGAGTGAGAAAGGATACGATCTTGTAAAGTCGTTAGGAGCTGACGAAGTCATCAACTACAAAGAACAAGATTTTGAGAAGGTTCTTAAAGGGTATGATGCAGTCTTTGATACGTTAGGTGGCATTTCTTTAGAGAAGTCATTTGAAGTGTTAAAACCTGGTGGGAAAATTGTTTCTGTTTCAGCGGTTCCTAACAAGGCATTTGCAGAAGAAAACAGATTGGGTTTTCTTAAAAAAGTGATCTTTTCTATTGTGAGTAGCAAGTTAACAAAACTAGAAAAAAAACATAACGTTCACTACCATTTTCTATTTATGAAACCAAGCGGAGAACAGTTAAGCAGGATTGCTGATTTAGTAGAAAAAGAAGATATCCTACCCGTAATCGATAAAGTTTTTTCATTTGAAGAAGCACAAAAAGCAATTGAATATGTAGAAACGGGAAGAGCGAAAGGGAAAGTAGTCATTAAAGTGGAACCACCTCTAATTGCGAAAGATTGA
- a CDS encoding amino acid permease yields the protein MAWWQLSLVGVGCTIGTGYFLGSTIGIQLTGPSIVFSFLLAAMGTYIVFQLLAKMTASDPQKGSFCYYASHAYGRWAGFSCGWNYWVSSILIMGSQLTALSILSQFWLPHVPLWIFAAFYAVLAIIVVLAGTKKFDQVENLLAVIKIAAIVMFIILAIAGLIGFVDGKNYDLDIPNSFNGFFTGGLKGFWSSLIYAFYAFGGIEVIGMMAMQLKKTEDASKAGTIMLFILTIIYVLSIGLAVTTVALESFDHKESPFVTAMERYHLGFFPHVFNGAIIIAGFSAMAAALFGVTNLLRTLAEDGDAPKIFAKTIKFKNLPLPAMGLGAGGLLASIITALLLPGQIYEYITTAAGILLLFNWLFIILSSLKILKQSILVKLMSIVAIVLITLAVTGTWFEETIRPGLYVSVGISVLIGIVAFIIQKKRNSQQKNLV from the coding sequence ATGGCTTGGTGGCAGCTTTCACTTGTTGGAGTAGGATGTACCATTGGAACAGGCTATTTTTTAGGGTCCACAATCGGCATTCAGCTGACCGGTCCTTCAATCGTCTTTTCCTTTTTATTGGCAGCTATGGGAACATACATCGTGTTTCAGTTATTAGCCAAGATGACAGCATCAGATCCTCAAAAGGGATCGTTTTGCTATTATGCCAGTCATGCCTATGGAAGATGGGCGGGTTTTAGCTGTGGCTGGAACTATTGGGTTTCAAGTATTTTGATCATGGGCAGCCAGCTTACTGCGCTCTCCATTCTCTCGCAATTTTGGTTGCCGCATGTTCCACTTTGGATCTTTGCAGCTTTTTATGCCGTTTTAGCTATTATTGTAGTATTAGCGGGAACGAAGAAATTTGATCAAGTTGAAAACTTATTGGCTGTCATAAAAATAGCAGCTATTGTGATGTTCATTATTTTAGCGATAGCAGGACTTATTGGTTTTGTAGATGGAAAGAACTATGATCTTGATATACCGAATTCGTTCAATGGATTTTTTACAGGAGGGCTTAAAGGTTTTTGGTCGTCCCTCATTTATGCGTTTTATGCATTTGGCGGAATAGAAGTGATCGGTATGATGGCGATGCAACTGAAAAAGACAGAAGATGCTTCAAAAGCGGGTACGATCATGCTTTTTATCCTTACCATAATCTATGTCTTATCGATCGGACTTGCTGTTACAACTGTTGCTTTAGAATCATTTGATCACAAAGAAAGTCCATTTGTTACGGCGATGGAAAGGTATCATTTAGGTTTCTTTCCGCATGTATTTAATGGAGCGATCATTATAGCTGGATTCTCAGCAATGGCAGCAGCACTCTTTGGAGTGACGAACCTGTTAAGAACGCTTGCTGAAGATGGAGATGCGCCGAAAATCTTTGCAAAAACAATAAAGTTTAAAAATCTGCCACTTCCCGCGATGGGTTTAGGAGCAGGAGGACTTTTAGCTAGTATTATCACAGCTCTTCTTCTCCCAGGCCAGATCTATGAGTACATCACAACAGCAGCTGGAATATTACTTCTATTCAACTGGTTATTTATCATCCTTTCATCACTGAAAATCTTAAAACAATCCATTTTAGTTAAGCTGATGTCAATCGTGGCAATCGTGTTGATCACTTTAGCCGTTACGGGTACCTGGTTTGAAGAAACCATCCGTCCAGGTCTATATGTTAGTGTCGGCATTTCCGTGCTAATAGGTATTGTTGCATTTATTATTCAGAAGAAGCGTAATTCTCAACAAAAAAATTTGGTTTAA
- a CDS encoding LysE family translocator, with translation MILFVKYVLLGLSLAAPIGPVNAAQMDRGIKYGFWQAWMVGLGATIADALYMIMVYMGLVSYINTPFIKTFLWLFGSFVLLYTGIETFKKATAKKTSTQQDYTVHNSRSFMAGFLMSLTNPLTILFWLGIYGSILAETATKYSIESLLLYSAAIFSGILIWDFTMAIVSSSFRKLLADRILEWISKLSGLSLIGFGFYFGYKGISFLLS, from the coding sequence ATGATTTTATTTGTTAAATACGTACTGTTAGGTTTATCTCTTGCTGCTCCGATCGGTCCGGTTAATGCTGCACAGATGGACCGCGGAATTAAATACGGATTCTGGCAAGCTTGGATGGTCGGATTAGGTGCAACTATTGCAGACGCACTGTATATGATTATGGTTTACATGGGGCTTGTCAGCTATATCAATACACCATTTATCAAAACATTTCTCTGGCTTTTTGGAAGCTTTGTTCTACTCTATACAGGAATTGAGACGTTTAAAAAAGCAACAGCAAAAAAAACGAGCACCCAACAAGATTACACCGTACATAACAGCAGAAGTTTTATGGCGGGTTTTCTTATGTCACTTACCAATCCTCTCACTATCTTATTTTGGTTAGGAATATACGGTTCTATACTCGCAGAAACAGCAACGAAATATTCGATAGAAAGTTTACTTCTCTACAGTGCAGCGATATTTTCTGGCATTTTAATATGGGATTTCACGATGGCAATCGTATCAAGCAGTTTTCGTAAGCTGCTGGCTGACCGCATATTAGAATGGATATCAAAGTTATCAGGATTGTCGCTGATCGGATTTGGTTTTTATTTTGGTTATAAAGGTATCTCGTTTCTTTTATCGTGA
- a CDS encoding SRPBCC domain-containing protein, with protein MEATSEKVWDALTNGDLTEQYFFGSRVHSEWKEGSRITYSRGKKVTDWGEILTYEPQKKLSFTWINKWDEEDREKPTIATFLLKELNGTVRLTLRHENLEDADLVEDEDTFVGFNNGWPAILSNLKTMLETGRTLPPVIS; from the coding sequence ATCGAGGCTACATCTGAAAAAGTGTGGGATGCTCTAACAAACGGGGATCTAACAGAGCAGTACTTTTTTGGCAGCCGAGTGCATTCGGAATGGAAAGAAGGATCACGTATCACATATTCACGAGGCAAAAAAGTCACTGATTGGGGTGAGATCTTAACCTATGAGCCTCAAAAGAAACTGTCCTTTACATGGATCAACAAGTGGGATGAGGAAGATAGGGAAAAGCCTACTATTGCTACATTTCTACTTAAAGAATTGAACGGCACAGTGAGGTTGACACTGCGTCACGAAAATTTGGAGGATGCAGATCTCGTAGAGGATGAAGATACCTTCGTAGGATTTAACAACGGATGGCCAGCGATTTTGAGCAACTTGAAAACAATGCTTGAAACAGGACGAACGTTACCACCAGTTATCTCTTAA
- a CDS encoding DinB family protein, whose protein sequence is MNQKTILLSQMAANHNEPNWFVPIERALEGLTLEQASEKSGNSNSILEIVNHLIFWNERYLERFKGNSPDRKIKSNDETFENENNRDWETAKNQLFSVLKDWTAALKEADESIFEISAHEDRHDPWYSVLANINIHNAYHIGQIIEIRKSKGNWDSSKGVH, encoded by the coding sequence ATGAATCAAAAAACAATTCTATTGAGTCAGATGGCAGCTAACCATAATGAACCAAACTGGTTTGTTCCAATTGAACGAGCACTTGAAGGACTAACACTTGAACAAGCGAGTGAAAAATCGGGGAACAGCAACTCTATACTGGAAATCGTCAACCACTTAATCTTTTGGAACGAACGCTATTTAGAGCGGTTTAAAGGAAATTCACCCGATCGAAAAATTAAGAGTAACGATGAAACGTTTGAAAATGAAAACAATAGAGATTGGGAGACAGCTAAAAATCAGTTGTTTTCTGTACTTAAGGATTGGACTGCTGCACTAAAAGAGGCTGATGAAAGCATTTTTGAGATTTCTGCGCATGAAGATCGACACGATCCTTGGTATTCTGTTCTTGCTAATATTAATATTCATAATGCGTATCATATTGGCCAAATCATTGAGATCAGAAAATCAAAAGGAAACTGGGATTCTTCTAAAGGTGTTCACTAA
- a CDS encoding Gfo/Idh/MocA family oxidoreductase — protein sequence MNVALLSKWHVHAVDYAREATENEAITIKTVWDENEERGTQWAEELGVSFEADLQTVLADSSIDGVIVTTATNRHKEVIIAAANHGKHIFTEKVLAFTVKECEEILEAVDRNNVQLMVNLPRLTESFYLYAQQAADKGLLGDLTYIRCRVAHNGSVPSEENPKGWLPQHFYNKEECGGGALIDLGAHPIYLTNRLGGKVKAVTGKLNELYKLGVDDNAVVMVEYDSGAMGMIETGFLSYGSPQQLELYGTEGTLMIEGQHVRIKSKYFNTEDWVNPELPHSLSSNMEQWVEAIEKGLKSIVSRDDILNLTAVNEAAAISSKEGRLVQLSELTSKQNI from the coding sequence ATGAACGTAGCTCTACTCAGTAAATGGCACGTGCATGCGGTTGATTACGCACGAGAAGCAACGGAAAATGAAGCGATCACTATAAAAACGGTTTGGGATGAAAACGAAGAGAGGGGTACCCAGTGGGCGGAAGAGTTAGGGGTATCGTTTGAGGCAGACCTTCAGACAGTACTAGCTGATTCCAGCATTGATGGAGTAATCGTTACTACAGCCACTAACCGTCATAAAGAGGTAATTATTGCTGCTGCGAACCATGGAAAACATATTTTCACTGAAAAAGTTCTCGCTTTCACGGTCAAAGAGTGTGAAGAAATCTTAGAGGCCGTTGACAGAAATAACGTACAGTTAATGGTCAACCTGCCAAGGCTGACAGAAAGCTTTTACCTTTATGCCCAACAAGCTGCGGACAAAGGATTACTTGGAGATCTTACATACATTAGATGCCGTGTTGCACATAATGGGTCAGTACCTTCAGAAGAAAACCCAAAAGGATGGTTGCCACAGCACTTTTATAATAAAGAAGAATGTGGCGGAGGTGCTCTGATCGACCTTGGAGCACACCCAATCTATTTAACGAACCGGCTAGGTGGGAAAGTAAAAGCAGTAACCGGCAAACTAAATGAATTATACAAATTAGGTGTGGATGATAACGCTGTTGTTATGGTGGAGTATGACTCAGGTGCTATGGGTATGATCGAGACAGGCTTTTTATCTTATGGAAGTCCACAGCAACTCGAACTTTACGGCACAGAAGGTACACTAATGATCGAGGGGCAGCATGTAAGGATTAAAAGTAAGTACTTTAACACAGAGGATTGGGTAAATCCGGAACTACCTCATTCACTTTCTTCTAATATGGAGCAATGGGTTGAGGCAATTGAAAAAGGTTTGAAGTCGATCGTATCAAGAGATGATATTTTAAATCTAACCGCAGTTAATGAAGCTGCAGCGATTTCGAGTAAAGAAGGTCGTCTAGTACAGTTATCAGAATTAACTTCAAAACAAAATATTTAA
- a CDS encoding GNAT family N-acetyltransferase: MEIVEIRNVDECTDELSDLLIKVVDEGASIGFLPPLKKQEADDFWKSCVSPDIMFWVAKIDGAIAATIQLHLCKKPNGTHRAEVAKLMTHPAFRQKGIGRKLLLHAEQRAKEIGLSLLVLDTREGDPSNLLYQSCGFQEAGRIPFFAKNDKGGLDTTVLYYKTI, translated from the coding sequence ATGGAGATTGTTGAAATACGGAATGTTGACGAATGTACAGACGAACTGTCTGATCTATTAATAAAAGTAGTTGATGAAGGAGCATCCATCGGTTTTTTGCCTCCGCTAAAAAAACAAGAAGCTGATGATTTTTGGAAAAGCTGTGTGAGCCCTGATATCATGTTTTGGGTGGCAAAAATAGATGGTGCGATCGCAGCGACTATTCAGCTTCACTTGTGTAAAAAACCAAACGGTACTCATCGAGCTGAGGTAGCTAAGCTCATGACACACCCAGCGTTCAGACAAAAAGGAATCGGGCGAAAACTGCTGCTTCACGCAGAACAAAGAGCAAAAGAAATTGGGCTGTCATTGCTTGTCTTAGATACAAGAGAAGGTGATCCGTCAAATCTACTTTATCAATCATGTGGTTTTCAAGAGGCGGGAAGAATACCCTTTTTTGCTAAGAATGATAAAGGTGGATTAGATACGACCGTATTGTACTATAAAACGATTTGA
- a CDS encoding molybdopterin-dependent oxidoreductase — translation MNIKLLFQKNISFGKKLIRLHHVNALLFLVLSVTGFVLFSSSFRSTLPTFRVWIKDIHVWIGILFCLPLLFYIPKMRKHLNTLSKKKEHRVNLYVVLSIVTVLIITGLQLTFHRQFSPVVSSVSLFFHDAATWFGVPYATYHSITRSKWFKRLTASKTVAQPQEEPMMISEENPIYRRRTFLKLLSGSIIALAFLPSFLKWIRPFLPENTGTSEQALPDGNNLNPLPSPSPKSAPPVGGGRRGEFRYYTVTEIPVINNDNFSLAIDGFVERKQKWNWNQFVNVHRDVQVSDFHCVTGWSVYDVTWEGIPLKKLLQEAGVKDKAKYVKFYSADGVYTDTLTIEQAMMDDIMVAVLIDGKLISQNNGGPVRLIVPKMYAYKSVKWLNRIELIEKEHVGYWEKRGYDKNAWVKSI, via the coding sequence ATGAACATTAAACTTTTATTCCAGAAAAACATAAGTTTTGGTAAGAAGTTAATCCGCCTACACCATGTTAACGCTCTCCTTTTTCTAGTATTGAGTGTAACAGGCTTTGTATTATTTTCCTCTTCATTCCGCTCAACACTTCCAACATTCAGAGTCTGGATAAAAGATATCCATGTTTGGATCGGTATCCTTTTTTGTTTACCACTCCTTTTTTATATACCTAAAATGCGAAAACACCTTAATACTTTAAGTAAAAAGAAAGAACACCGTGTGAACCTTTATGTTGTACTTAGTATTGTAACGGTACTAATCATTACCGGACTGCAGCTTACTTTTCATCGCCAATTTTCACCGGTTGTAAGTTCTGTATCTTTGTTTTTTCATGATGCTGCCACATGGTTTGGCGTTCCTTACGCCACTTATCACAGCATAACGCGAAGCAAGTGGTTTAAACGATTAACTGCAAGCAAGACTGTCGCTCAGCCTCAGGAAGAACCAATGATGATTAGTGAAGAGAATCCGATCTATAGAAGACGGACATTTTTAAAACTTTTAAGTGGAAGTATTATTGCACTAGCGTTCCTGCCTTCATTCTTAAAATGGATTAGACCATTTTTGCCTGAGAATACAGGAACCAGTGAGCAGGCTTTACCGGATGGAAACAACTTAAATCCGCTGCCAAGTCCAAGTCCAAAGTCTGCCCCTCCTGTTGGTGGTGGGCGAAGAGGGGAATTTCGTTATTACACCGTGACGGAGATTCCTGTGATCAATAATGATAATTTCAGCTTAGCGATTGATGGATTTGTAGAAAGAAAACAAAAGTGGAATTGGAATCAGTTTGTGAACGTACACCGTGACGTGCAAGTCAGCGATTTTCATTGTGTGACAGGATGGAGTGTATATGATGTTACATGGGAAGGGATTCCGCTCAAGAAATTGTTACAAGAAGCAGGTGTTAAGGATAAAGCAAAATATGTGAAGTTTTACTCGGCTGATGGCGTGTACACAGATACGCTTACGATTGAGCAGGCGATGATGGATGACATTATGGTCGCTGTATTGATCGATGGTAAATTGATTTCACAGAACAACGGTGGTCCAGTCCGGTTGATCGTACCTAAAATGTATGCATACAAATCCGTGAAGTGGCTGAATCGAATTGAGTTAATTGAAAAGGAACACGTTGGATATTGGGAAAAAAGAGGATATGACAAGAATGCTTGGGTGAAATCAATTTAA